In Metopolophium dirhodum isolate CAU chromosome 5, ASM1992520v1, whole genome shotgun sequence, the sequence TTTGACAAGACGTCGTcgagtacattatattattttcatagtgccatatattattattgcgcaaTTGcgacattattaatattttacttatcttACTGACTACTGATTGAAatgaatttataatgataatttgtaTTGGCACAAATAAGAGGGAGACACCAAATGTCTGACAAGTCCGCCAATTCACAGTGTAGTACTTAATATTAAGCAAgtcatttttagaaaatattattgaagggTCTTCAGCTTCTCCCCcgccaaattatatttttgagtaattCAGTAATATTGAACCCCAAAAATTccattatttgatattttgatagcACTTATCACTGATTGATAACAAATAGCACctgtcatatttttatttttgctcaTCAGTTGCCACTATCATAGTACTGTCTATCGTACTATCGTAGCCCTGAACTATTTATTTAGGTAATGTGTTTTGTGTTATTCgctgtaatatacctatataatttaatagttgattaatattttggttTGAAACACTTACCATCCGTTTGACTTTTGAATGTTCCTTTTTAAGTTGTAATTGTAGTTTTAAGtcgaaaaagttaaataatagtacaataatacaCGATTATTTTACTCGTTGAATTTATGGGTTACTGTAGGAGAGAATAGTAATTTAAGTCATATTATTCAGTATTCTATATTTAGGTGATTAACTAATTCACAttaaaggtaaataattgtacaataatcGCATATAAGATTGTCGTGTAAattaattaccttttttttatttggttctcattgtatttcaaaaattttaggttaacagaaattaatttgttttttatatttgataaccAATAATGtttgctataataaatatagttttaaattttaatgcaagCCCAAAGGCTAAAagtaatgaattaaaatttaaattattaatttttaaaggcaaatttaatacagtataatattatattatattattatgtttagtcaTTTCATAGCCTTTAAATAATAAGCCTAACTAATAATTTTTGGGTCATTAAACAGattttgacattaaaataaaaactattaaataataaaattatacattgtacattctatgaaaattaaacattgaatttaaaatgtcttcaaTAGCAAATAGCAatggcattaaaaaaaattctgatttccCTACTGCCATCATTATATTTCCTCACagtaatgttttaatttgttatttttatttttgaactggTGATCCAGTTTGCGCTGTGCAATTGTTGATTAGTCAGCTACATTTTCCAgtcacatttttgaaatttatatccaATTTATTGGATGTTTGTGTTCTAtcccaaattaatattaaacatattttataagtattagtCCATGTGTGTATTCAAACGTACAACACGCTGAgctttgataatatattatttttttttattaattatatgctTTCAACAAttgcctataaattataattatattatattattattattattattattatcataggttTATGAAGGGTATATTTTGGTTTGGAGATGTTGACCTAGATTCCTGGtcctcattattaaaaaaaattattctggaataattttaatctcaaaccattttgcatatttttgtaatttgtattttgttatgcTTATTTCAATTTCTGACCatctaaaatgtaaatcatCAAAGCAGCAacttttaaaagttgaaaacattaaattataaaaagttaattgtttcAGTATTGTATATCAGTTAAAAAtccattgtttaatttaaactattaaaattggCATTTGTGTATTTGATAATTGCACCAACACAATATACTCATTACTCGTAGatgaaaaacattattttacggTACCTACTCTTGAAATGTTCAATCtcttaaaatgttgataataaagACATAAAGTCAATATTATgctaaaactttttaaataaataaattgatataaaacaattaataaataattttttgaaatacctaCACAATTTTTCTGTTAATAGCTAACCATCAACATTCActaaatgagaaaaaaatgaCAAGACCATAATTTTGTTCCTAAAATGAATACagacaaattaaattaccaATGTTCTTACATAAAATGCATTCTGGAATGTCTCTTATTATCTGTGATATATGTATCCAGTTTATATGTATGGAATTCACAACATTCtaggtaattttataatttatttattcatgaaCAATAAACACAAACTatgagtaatattgtaattgtataaacttatttgattatttattacttgttttCTGTTTTTGTACTAAGAGATCATCCATCGACTATTAAGAAAAGATTTCTTAGTGTATCATTCATGCTAATAATTTCACCATTATATACGTGGTATTTCATTAGTGACAAAACAAAAGTAAGACATACTtaatataaaactgtttttattttcttaaaaattgaaataaatatttttaggtacctattcggTATTGGTTGGGTTTGAAATGGGATGGAATATTGATGTCTGCAGCTTCTTCACTTTtcttaacatgtatattattcatGGGTCCAATATGcttaatttgttgtaaaaacattcaattaaaaaatatcattagtaagttctaaaaagcTTACCTAGTaaagtaatatacctatacaatttaataattaaaaaatgaataattctcaggtattgaaaatataaaatcaaagttAACAGAATTAATTTGGCTCAGAAATTATGTGGTGGCGCCAATATCTGAAGAATTTACCTTTAGAGCTTGCATTATACCTCTACTACTTCAAAGTTTCCAGCCAATGACCACCATTTTAATTTGTCCAATATTTTTTGGAGCAGGTAATGTAACTGTTTAATTAATATGACTACAAATCTAATCTTTACTCTTATTATGTATCTTGTTTAGCTCATTTTAATCAATGGATAGAAAGGATGCGAGCGGGTGTACCATGTTTGGATGCTTTTATTATgtcaggtaatttttttaattcttaaaaacattatattgttttaaactcaATTGTTGAATCTTACGCAAGACCTATATACTTGGATTTCACTCCTTAGAAATGTTGAAATATTCTAAGAAAGGGTTACTTACAACCTTATATACTCAGTCTAGCGAGAGAATATATTGTAATCAGTTTTTCTGTGCAACTTCCacccatttaaattttaaactggtCCAATATAGCAGGGATACGCAGAATCAGCATGATCTCTCATTAGACAGAGTATAGTTATAGTCTAACACTTTCAAAGTTTATTCCAACAGGCCGGTGACGCTAATAACTTATcatgtatttatacaatataattaaatcggattttttttaataaactgaaACTTAGATAGGCCATTGAAAATGAACTCTAAATTT encodes:
- the LOC132945802 gene encoding CAAX prenyl protease 2; this translates as MNTDKLNYQCSYIKCILECLLLSVIYVSSLYVWNSQHSRDHPSTIKKRFLSVSFMLIISPLYTWYFISDKTKVPIRYWLGLKWDGILMSAASSLFLTCILFMGPICLICCKNIQLKNIISIENIKSKLTELIWLRNYVVAPISEEFTFRACIIPLLLQSFQPMTTILICPIFFGAAHFNQWIERMRAGVPCLDAFIMSVFQFMYTTIFGAYSALLFISTGNVIGPIMAHKFCNHMGFPDFREMFQFQEPKRSCLLILSLVGLILWCILIKYTTDPRIYSNQMDWTEMNQCNTLNSSNNFEQKYFVKL